CTGTTCTGGGTGGCGCTCGCCAGCTTCGTCGCCAGCCGCAACGGCGTCGTCGGCAGCAGCCTGCGGCTGGTCGGAGCGTGGATCGCGCTGGCGTTCCTGCTGCCGGCGGCGGCCGCGCTGCTGGTCGACCTGGGCCGGACTCCGGCCCCGGCGCTGGCTTACCTGGACGCGCTGCGCCGTGCCAACGACGTGGCGCCGGCCCGGCGTGACGCCTTGTTCAAGGACTACGTGGCCAGCCGGCCCGCATACCATGGCGCGCTGGCACGGGTCGCGGCGGTGCCGTATGCCACCAAGCAGATCGCCGTGCAGATGGCGGCGGAACGTAAGGCGGCGGCATCGGTGGCGCGGCGGCGCGCGCAGGCGGGGGCGCGCGCCGCCGCGCTGCAGTGGCTGTCGCCGGTACTGGTCGTGGACGGCCTGCTGCAGCGCATGGCCGGCACCGGTATCGAACGGCACGAGGCGTTCCTGCGCGACGCCGACGACTACACCAACCGCCTGCGTGCGTTCTTCTGGCCACGCGCGCTGCAGGCCGCCGCGGCGCCGGCCGAGCATTGCGCCGGCTGCGCGGTACGCCTTGCCTTTACCGAACACGATGCAATCCCGCGCTACCAGCCGGTGCGTTCGGCCGGCGGGCCCGCCCCGGCGCCGATCGATGGGGCGCTGGCTTCGTATCCGTGGCTGCTGGCCGCGATCCTCGTGGCGCTGATGGGACTGGGACGGCGCGGGCCGCTGCCCTAGCCGTTCAGTGCGCGCCGCGCTTGCGGGCCGTCTTGTCCTTCCGGGCGGCGGCGCAATCGGCACAGACACCGTACAGGGTCAGCTCGTGGTGGTCGATCACGAAGCCTGCCGGCGCCAGGTGCTCCATCGTGCCGGGGCAACCCTCGACGTCGAACACGCGGTCGCACGGCACGCAGTGGAAATGATGGTGGTGATGGTGGGCCAGCTGGGCCATCTCGTAGCGCGGGTTTTCGCCCGGCAGCGTGACCGGCTGGATGGTACCGTCGGCCAGCAGCAGCTTGATGTTGCGGTAGACCGTCGCGATGCCGGTCTCCGGAACGCTCGTACGCACGGCGTCCAGGATCTCCTGGGGACTGAGCGGGCGGGCGGCGGCCTCCATCGCGGCGCGAATCGCCGACCGCTGGCGGGTAGTACGTTCCATGGCAAGACTTTTGGCGCAAAAAACAATTATCCCACAAACCCCGGTTTCCTCTTGTGATGATAATGAGAATGCATTATCGTTAACGCGGTTCTACGTGTCCAACCTCTCATGGAAGCCAACTCGTGACATCGATCTCCTTCGCAGTCGATCAGGCCGGCGCGGCCACGCAGCCGGACGCCGCGGCGCGCCACGGCGTTTGCAGCGGCGTGTGCCACGGCACGCTGGGTGAACTGATCCAGGGGCCCTACCTGGAGGGCGGCACGGCCCAGATCAGTTTGATCTCGCTGCCCGTGCGCAAATACAGCTGCATGCATTTCACGCCGCATGGCGCGGGCCCCGGCGACGGCCTGGCCGCAAAGACCAAGTGCCGCTTGGCGATCGGCCACTATCTCGCGCTGCATGGCCGCCAACTGCCTGCCGGCTGCTGGACGCATGATTCCGAACTGCTGGAAGG
This is a stretch of genomic DNA from Pseudoduganella chitinolytica. It encodes these proteins:
- a CDS encoding DUF3526 domain-containing protein, producing MTARLFRMELRLLLRAPSCAVLAVLMLLALCWGAANGARHVRAQQATIERIDQHVRGKVAADQAALARWRASAGPRLPYWQDPSDPAGYMRYGLHAYAVKAPAPLAAVAVGQSRLLPYYLRVDLDYVAPPAAAFDFVSPRLLGLGEVDLAFLLVYIWPLAVIALGATRLAAERDSGALALIAAQARSLRLLVLGKFAALATVCVPFVLAATALALVLAGTSLRAAPAALALLAVALAGYTLFWVALASFVASRNGVVGSSLRLVGAWIALAFLLPAAAALLVDLGRTPAPALAYLDALRRANDVAPARRDALFKDYVASRPAYHGALARVAAVPYATKQIAVQMAAERKAAASVARRRAQAGARAAALQWLSPVLVVDGLLQRMAGTGIERHEAFLRDADDYTNRLRAFFWPRALQAAAAPAEHCAGCAVRLAFTEHDAIPRYQPVRSAGGPAPAPIDGALASYPWLLAAILVALMGLGRRGPLP
- a CDS encoding Fur family transcriptional regulator; amino-acid sequence: MERTTRQRSAIRAAMEAAARPLSPQEILDAVRTSVPETGIATVYRNIKLLLADGTIQPVTLPGENPRYEMAQLAHHHHHHFHCVPCDRVFDVEGCPGTMEHLAPAGFVIDHHELTLYGVCADCAAARKDKTARKRGAH